ACAACATCCGGAGCAAGGACCCCAACAGTTTGGAAGATATCTTGAGAAAAGGTTTTAGCACCGGTCTATCCTATATGTACTCCAGTTTATTCGAAGTCTCCCAATGGTGTAAGGCCGTCGACTTATTGGGAAAAAGGAGGAAGATCACTTTGATCTCTTGTTTCGGAGAAATCAGTGGCTCACGAGGAATGGAAAGGAACATATTCTATTTGATCTCGAAGTCCTCATATAGCACTTCTTCCAATCCTGGATGGGGGATCACTTGTAGGAATGACATAATGCTAATCCATGTTCCACACGGCCAAGGAAGCATCGGTTTTTAATCTCATTATGACTTGGTCGTTCAGAAGAGATTCTTTCTCGATCAGAATAGTGGAATGGAAGACACTACAAGAAAGATATACTCCTTTTCAAATCGCCCCGCGAAGACAGACGTTCAGAAAGGTTCTCGAGATTCTCAATCGCTTTTTTTAGTGGGGAGGAATAGTACGGGAAGGGGCCGAGACCAAGCCGAGCCACTAGTAGAGTAAGCCCTTCCCACGTGTCAAAATGAATTGCAGCCTCAACCAGAGAGATCAACCTGCGCCTTTGATGTTAGGCCCCGGCGGAAAGTTTTCCGAAACCGAACTGAATGGAATTGTTACTTTTAAAAATGCTTTCTGAAAAGAAAGAAGGTCCATTTTCCCACGTAGTTCGTCGGTCAAACCAACAATTCTCTTCTCAAAATAATAGGGAGATCC
This window of the Helianthus annuus mitochondrion, complete genome genome carries:
- the atp8 gene encoding ATPase subunit 8 — translated: MPQLDKFTYFTQFFWSCLFLFTFYIAICNDGDGLLGISRILKLRNQLLSHRTNNIRSKDPNSLEDILRKGFSTGLSYMYSSLFEVSQWCKAVDLLGKRRKITLISCFGEISGSRGMERNIFYLISKSSYSTSSNPGWGITCRNDIMLIHVPHGQGSIGF